One segment of Pan paniscus chromosome 20, NHGRI_mPanPan1-v2.0_pri, whole genome shotgun sequence DNA contains the following:
- the MED26 gene encoding mediator of RNA polymerase II transcription subunit 26: MTAAPASPQQIRDRLLQAIDPQSNIRNMVAVLEVISSLEKYPITKEALEETRLGKLINDVRKKTKNEELAKRAKKLLRSWQKLIEPAHQHEAALRGLAGATGSANGGAHNCRPEVGAAGPPRSIHDLKSRNDLQRLPGQRLDRLGSRKRRGDQRDLGHPGPPPKVSKASHDPLVPNSSPLPTNGISGSPESFASSLDGSGHAGPEGSRLERDENDKHSGKIPVNAVRPHTSSPGLGKPPGPCLQPKASVLQQLDRVDETPGPPHPKGPPRCSFSPRNSRHEGSFARQQSLYAPKGSVPSPSPRPQALDATQVPSPLPLAQPSTPPVRRLELLPSAESPVRWLEQPESHQRLAGPGCKAGLSPAEPLLSRAGFSPDSSKADSDAASSGGSDSKKKKRYRPRDYTVNLDGQVAEAGVKPVRLKERKLTFDPMTRQIKPLTQKEPVRADSPVHMEQQSRTELDKQEAKASLQSPFEQTNWKELSRNEIIQSYLSRQSSLLSSSGAQTPGAHHFMSEYLKQEESTRQGARQLHVLVPQSPPTDLPGLTREVTQDDLDRIQASQWPGVNGCQDTQGNWYDWTQCISLDPHGDDGRLNILPYVCLD; the protein is encoded by the exons ATCCGGAACATGGTGGCGGTGCTGGAAGTCATCTCCAGCCTGGAGAAATACCCTATTACCAAAGAGGCACTTGAG GAAACACGACTTGGGAAGCTCATCAACGACGTCCGCAAGAAAACCAAGAACGAGGAGCTCGCCAAGCGGGCCAAGAAGCTGCTGCGGAGCTGGCAGAAGCTCATCGAGCCGGCGCACCAGCATGAGGCGGCGCTGCGGGGGCTGGCGGGGGCCACCGGCTCTGCCAACGGGGGCGCACACAACTGCCGGCCGGAGGTGGGGGCGGCTGGCCCACCCAGGAGCATCCATGACCTGAAGAGCCGCAATGACCTCCAGAGGCTGCCCGGGCAGCGGCTGGACAGGCTGGGCAGCCGCAAGCGCCGGGGTGACCAGCGTGACCTCGGCCACCCAGGGCCGCCACCCAAGGTCTCCAAAGCTAGCCACGACCCCCTGGTCCCCAACtcatcccccctccccaccaacgGGATCAGTGGGAGTCCAGAGAGCTTCGCCAGCTCCCTGGATGGCAGTGGGCATGCAGGCCCAGAGGGCAGCCGCCTGGAGCGTGACGAGAATGACAAGCACAGTGGCAAGATCCCCGTCAACGCCGTGCGACCGCACACCAGCTCCCCGGGCCTGGGCAAGCCCCCTGGACCCTGCTTGCAGCCAAAGGCTTCGGTGCTGCAACAGCTGGACAGGGTGGACGAGACTCCGGGGCCTCCCCATCCCAAGGGACCCCCTCGCTGCTCTTTCAGTCCTCGGAACTCACGGCATGAGGGCTCCTTTGCCCGGCAGCAGAGCTTGTATGCACCCAAGGGCTCCGTGCCCAGCCCCTCACCGCGGCCCCAGGCACTCGATGCCACACAGGTGCCGTCACCACTTCCACTGGCACAGCCGTCCACACCCCCCGTACGGCGGCTCGAGCTGCTGCCCAGTGCAGAAAGCCCAGTGCGCTGGCTTGAGCAGCCTGAGAGCCACCAGCGGCTGGCGGGGCCGGGCTGCAAGGCAGGGCTGTCCCCAGCCGAGCCCCTCCTGTCCCGGGCAGGCTTTTCCCCAGACTCCTCCAAGGCGGACAGTGATGCTGCCTCCTCAGGGGGCTCGGACAGTAAAAAGAAGAAGAGGTACCGGCCTCGAGACTACACGGTTAACTTGGACGGgcaggtggctgaggcgggcgtCAAGCCTGTCCGGTTAAAAGAGCGGAAGCTCACCTTTGACCCCATGACGAGACAGATCAAACCTCTGACCCAGAAAGAGCCAGTGCGGGCAGACAGCCCTGTGCACATGGAGCAGCAGTCCAGGACAGAGCTGGACAAgcaggaggccaaggccagcctCCAGAGCCCCTTTGAACAGACGAACTGGAAGGAGCTGTCACGCAACGAGATCATCCAGTCCTACCTGAGCCGGCAGAGCAGCCTGCTCTCATCATCGGGCGCGCAGACCCCGGGGGCTCACCACTTCATGTCTGAGTACCTGAAGCAGGAGGAGAGCACCCGGCAAGGGGCCAGGCAGCTGCACGTGCTGGTGCCTCAAAGCCCGCCCACGGACCTCCCCGGTCTGACCCGGGAGGTCACACAGGACGATCTCGACAGAATCCAGGCCAGCCAGTGGCCGGGGGTGAACGGGTGTCAGGACACACAGGGTAACTGGTATGACTGGACGCAGTGCATATCACTCGATCCGCACGGCGACGATGGGCGCTTGAACATTCTGCCTTATGTCTGCTTGGACTGA